Proteins encoded by one window of Pseudorca crassidens isolate mPseCra1 chromosome 3, mPseCra1.hap1, whole genome shotgun sequence:
- the LOC137220886 gene encoding LOW QUALITY PROTEIN: paraneoplastic antigen Ma1-like (The sequence of the model RefSeq protein was modified relative to this genomic sequence to represent the inferred CDS: inserted 1 base in 1 codon) — protein MAMTLLEDWCKGMDVNSQRALMVWGIPVNCDEAEIEETLQAAMPQVPYRVLGRMFWREENAKAALLELTGAVDYTAIPREMPGKGGVWKVVFKPPTSDAEFLERLHLFLAREGWTVQDVARVLGFQNPTPAPIPDMPAEMLNYILHNVIPPLVESIGYKKLTLFSGRDILGPGEETFDPWLEHTNEVIEEWQVSDVEKRRRLMESLRGPAADVIRILKTSNPAITTAECLKALEQAFGXVESFRDAQVRFLNTYQKPGEKLSAYVIRLEPLLKKVVEKGAIDKDNVNRARLEQVIVGANHSGALQRLWLTAVAEGPAPNLFQLLVQIREGEAEEEEAEAVLLQLGLKGPL, from the exons ATGGCGATGACACTGTTGGAAGACTGGTGTAAGGGGATGGATGTGAACTCCCAGAGAGCCCTGATGGTCTGGGGGATCCCAGTGAACTGTGATGAGGCTGAAATCGAAGAGACCCTCCAGGCTGCGATGCCCCAGGTGCCCTATCGAGTGCTTGGGAGAATGTTCTGGAGGGAAGAGAATGCCAAAGCAGCCTTGTTAGAGCTCACTGGTGCTGTCGATTACACCGCGATCCCCAGGGAGATGCCCGGTAAAGGAGGGGTGTGGAAAGTGGTCTTTAAGCCCCCGACTTCCGATGCTGAATTTCTAGAAAGGTTGCACCTCTTCCTGGCAAGAGAGGGGTGGACCGTGCAAGATGTTGCCCGTGTCCTTGGGTTTCAGAACCCCACTCCGGCCCCGATCCCAGATATGCCAGCAGAGATGCTAAACTATATTTTGCATAATGTTATTCCGCCTCTTGTTGAGTCCATAGGGTACAAGAAGCTGACACTCTTCTCCGGGAGGGACATCCTGGGGCCTGGAGAGGAGACATTTGATCCCTGGCTGGAGCACACTAATGAGGTCATAGAGGAGTGGCAGGTGTCAGATGTGGAAAAGAGGCGGCGGTTGATGGAGAGTCTTAGAGGTCCTGCTGCTGATGTCATACGCATCCTCAAGACCAGCAACCCTGCGATTACCACCGCCGAATGCCTGAAGGCGCTTGAGCAAGCGTTTG AAGTGGAGAGCTTTAGGGATGCGCAGGTCAGATTTCTGAACACTTACCAGAAGCCGGGAGAAAAGTTATCTGCTTATGTCAttcgtctggagcctctgctgaAGAAGGTGGTGGAGAAGGGGGCCATAGATAAAGATAACGTGAATCGAGCCCGCCTGGAGCAGGTCATTGTCGGGGCCAACCACAGCGGGGCCCTCCAGAGGCTGTGGCTGACCGCGGTTGCGGAAGGGCCAGCCCCAAacctcttccagctgctggtgCAGATCCGCGAGGGGGAggctgaggaggaggaggcggaggcTGTCCTCCTGCAGTTAGGCCTGAAGGGGCCCCTCTGA